The Corynebacterium poyangense genome includes a window with the following:
- a CDS encoding carboxylesterase family protein, with the protein MKQVTVSCPQGHIQGIEYDEGIRVFHSIPYLDIPGPFYDSQLRLHTQRLSQPVFDCTSAHPEQPALSIVTPAHLRPGSDAPVIAYIHGGAYIHGSHADPESDAVRLAQQGYVCVNLGYRLGAAGFSQFHDDFFSHYRGINDCLLGLEWIQRCIESFGGDPTSVTLMGQSAGGGIVLWLMRRDQFRGGFRQAIALSPSFPRVPGWKRRTSLRSALFCPLTRSHLNDLATRKPRAFTRGQQRYARLHPTDVPFGPFPCDSQEWDPSIPVLLSCTDAEFWDYPFAQRVDPSPWSSPIATMMLRHFGVPASQRQPYFSQLPAEHRVGTVISDAIIRRWVAECAASSPSPTWVMQHRSQPDIGKVATHCADLDWIFHATSPNWIRRTLDYFIHHHELNWPRYEHQGSRTVVEIFGSGTDSAEKMLTHDPLAHIREAFPPTR; encoded by the coding sequence ATGAAGCAGGTCACGGTCTCTTGCCCCCAAGGCCACATTCAAGGAATCGAATATGACGAGGGTATCCGGGTTTTCCACTCTATTCCCTACCTCGATATCCCGGGCCCCTTTTATGACTCCCAGTTACGCCTTCACACCCAACGGCTTTCTCAACCCGTTTTTGATTGCACCTCAGCTCACCCCGAACAGCCTGCACTAAGTATTGTCACCCCAGCCCATCTTCGCCCAGGAAGCGACGCCCCCGTCATCGCCTATATCCACGGTGGTGCTTATATCCACGGCTCTCATGCTGATCCTGAATCCGATGCTGTTCGCTTAGCTCAACAAGGCTATGTCTGCGTCAACCTCGGGTATCGTCTCGGCGCCGCAGGCTTTAGCCAATTCCATGATGACTTTTTCTCCCACTACCGCGGAATCAACGATTGTCTCCTCGGCCTGGAGTGGATTCAACGCTGCATCGAATCTTTCGGTGGCGATCCCACCTCCGTCACCCTCATGGGGCAGTCTGCGGGAGGAGGAATTGTCCTATGGCTCATGCGCCGTGATCAATTTCGGGGCGGATTTCGACAGGCTATCGCATTATCTCCCTCCTTCCCACGAGTTCCCGGCTGGAAACGTCGAACTTCCTTAAGAAGTGCGCTTTTCTGTCCCTTGACTCGCTCCCATCTCAATGATTTAGCTACGCGCAAACCTCGGGCCTTCACCCGTGGCCAGCAACGTTATGCTCGTCTTCACCCCACTGATGTACCTTTTGGACCTTTTCCTTGTGATTCCCAGGAGTGGGATCCTTCCATCCCAGTACTCCTCAGCTGTACCGATGCCGAGTTCTGGGATTATCCCTTTGCCCAGCGAGTAGACCCGTCACCGTGGTCTAGCCCCATAGCAACAATGATGCTTCGCCATTTTGGGGTCCCCGCATCCCAACGTCAACCCTATTTTTCCCAGCTACCCGCCGAACACCGGGTAGGAACAGTCATTAGCGACGCCATCATTCGCCGCTGGGTCGCCGAATGCGCGGCCTCATCCCCCTCCCCCACCTGGGTAATGCAGCACCGCAGCCAACCAGACATCGGCAAAGTTGCGACCCACTGCGCAGATTTAGATTGGATTTTTCACGCTACGTCCCCGAACTGGATCAGACGCACCCTGGACTATTTTATCCACCATCATGAGTTGAACTGGCCGCGTTATGAGCACCAGGGTTCTCGCACGGTAGTAGAGATCTTTGGGTCTGGAACTGACTCGGCTGAAAAGATGCTCACTCATGATCCCTTAGCCCACATCCGGGAGGCCTTCCCACCCACCCGGTAA
- the treS gene encoding maltose alpha-D-glucosyltransferase, protein MTQSAYLGDNNQPKPAKAAPRPDVDEEGYLVEHESEDYATPAPAPGDNPWERKDPEWYKDAVFYEVLVRAFYDPENSGSGSIKGLTEKLDYLQWLGVDCIWLPPFYDSPLRDGGYDIRNFREILPEFGTVDDFVELVDHAHRRGLRVITDLVMNHTSDQHPWFQESRRDPDSPYGDFYVWSDDPELYSEARIIFIDTEESNWTWDPVRKQYFWHRFFSHQPDLNYDNPAVQEAMLDVMRFWLDLGLDGFRLDAVPYLYEREGTNGENLPETHAFLKRVRSVIEEEYPGRVLLAEANQWPQDVVEYFGEPEVGDECHMAFHFPLMPRIFMAARQHSRLPISDILANTPDIPSSAQWGIFLRNHDELTLEMVTEDERSYMYGQYAKDPRMRANVGIRRRLAPLLGGDRNQLELFTGLLLSLPGSPVLYYGDEIGMGDNIWLPDRDGVRTPMQWSSDRNGGFSKADPERLYLPAIQNDQYGYGRVNVENQMQLGNSLLQWTRSFIHVRKQYRAFGLGTYREVESANEAVLSFLREYRGETLLCVNNLSDRPQSVSLDLSAFAGSTPRELSGGEPFPVVEYDREWTVTLAPYGFFWFILSEEE, encoded by the coding sequence ATGACCCAAAGCGCTTATCTTGGAGACAACAACCAACCTAAGCCTGCCAAGGCTGCCCCGAGGCCCGATGTTGATGAGGAAGGCTACCTCGTCGAACATGAATCGGAAGATTATGCCACCCCGGCCCCAGCACCAGGAGATAATCCCTGGGAGCGTAAAGATCCCGAGTGGTATAAGGATGCAGTTTTTTATGAGGTCTTGGTGCGAGCCTTTTATGACCCGGAGAATTCCGGTTCCGGCTCTATAAAAGGTCTCACCGAAAAACTTGACTACCTGCAATGGCTAGGAGTGGACTGCATTTGGCTTCCACCCTTTTATGATTCCCCGCTGCGCGATGGTGGCTATGATATTCGCAATTTCCGCGAGATTTTGCCGGAATTTGGTACCGTCGATGATTTTGTTGAGTTAGTTGACCATGCTCACCGCCGAGGGCTGCGGGTTATTACTGACCTGGTGATGAACCACACCAGTGACCAGCACCCCTGGTTCCAAGAATCCCGGCGGGATCCGGATTCTCCTTATGGTGATTTCTATGTTTGGTCTGATGACCCGGAGCTGTATTCCGAAGCCAGGATCATCTTTATCGACACGGAAGAGTCTAACTGGACGTGGGATCCGGTTCGGAAACAATACTTCTGGCATCGTTTCTTCTCTCACCAGCCAGACTTAAACTATGACAATCCGGCAGTCCAAGAGGCCATGCTCGACGTCATGCGCTTTTGGCTGGACTTAGGGCTCGACGGATTCCGCCTGGACGCTGTTCCTTATCTTTATGAACGCGAAGGTACCAATGGCGAAAATCTTCCTGAAACCCACGCTTTCTTAAAGCGAGTGCGCAGTGTTATTGAAGAGGAGTATCCAGGCCGGGTGCTCCTGGCTGAAGCTAATCAGTGGCCGCAAGATGTGGTGGAGTACTTCGGCGAACCGGAAGTTGGAGATGAATGCCACATGGCTTTCCATTTTCCTTTGATGCCCCGGATTTTCATGGCAGCCCGTCAGCATTCTCGCCTACCTATCTCCGATATTTTGGCTAATACTCCGGATATTCCTTCTTCCGCCCAGTGGGGGATTTTCCTGCGCAATCACGATGAGTTGACGTTGGAGATGGTCACTGAGGATGAGCGCTCCTACATGTATGGTCAATATGCCAAAGACCCGAGGATGCGCGCCAATGTAGGGATTCGACGCCGCTTGGCCCCTCTTCTTGGCGGGGATAGAAACCAACTTGAACTGTTCACCGGTTTATTGTTGTCCCTGCCTGGCTCCCCTGTGCTGTACTACGGCGATGAGATTGGGATGGGAGACAATATCTGGCTTCCTGACCGTGACGGAGTACGCACTCCTATGCAATGGTCCTCTGACCGAAACGGTGGCTTCTCTAAGGCTGATCCCGAACGCCTTTATCTGCCAGCTATTCAAAATGACCAGTACGGGTATGGGCGGGTAAACGTCGAAAACCAAATGCAGCTCGGGAACTCTCTTTTACAGTGGACCCGCTCCTTTATCCATGTTCGCAAGCAATACCGAGCCTTCGGGTTAGGAACGTACCGCGAGGTCGAATCCGCTAACGAGGCGGTGTTGAGTTTCTTGAGAGAATACCGGGGAGAAACTCTCCTGTGCGTCAATAATCTTTCTGACCGCCCTCAATCAGTTTCTCTCGACCTCAGCGCCTTCGCCGGTTCCACCCCCAGGGAATTATCTGGCGGTGAGCCTTTCCCCGTCGTCGAATATGACCGAGAGTGGACTGTCACCCTCGCACCCTACGGCTTCTTCTGGTTCATCCTGTCTGAGGAGGAATAA
- a CDS encoding ABC transporter ATP-binding protein: protein MHSIARILRSVSALWPLYVGVILSSLITAALTLVSPFLVREATDLIVASLNGHTPANTAVRSIFLLSLGLLAADFARTSMNNVGGWIGDVMAARMRQILSTRYYATLLALPQKYYDNQVTGTIIARLNRSISEVTQFLRSFSNNFFPMIINLVAVLVITGFYYWPLTLLLTLLFPIYFWVTTLTSKRWISWEQDKNHQVDVAGGRFAEVVGQVKVVKSFLAEIRELSQFSERFQSTVATTKVQSRWWHSMDMIRGGAMNLIFFGIYFVLFYRTIYGYFSLGDMIMLIQLVGMVKQPINMLSWIVDAAQRAVAGSRDYFTVMAEPLEPSADPQLVAATSASEAPLLEERAPSPLPPHAPVVKFTNVTFSYSRDEQPVIQHVSFEVHRGEKIALVGESGGGKTTLVNLLLGLYQPQEGQLEVCAQDVRTVPAAQLRASVGVVFQDASLFSGTVRENIAYGRPNATQEEIEAVAKRANAHEFITTFPEGYDTLIGERGLRLSGGQQQRIAIARAMLKDAPILVLDEATSALDNRSERTVQAGLEELMANRTTVIIAHRLSTIASVDRIVTLDHGRIDEIGSPADLAQSGGIYSQLLKLTASNSAADQQRLKAFGFSTHHTDDVPSANR from the coding sequence ATGCACTCAATTGCGCGTATCCTTCGCAGTGTTTCTGCTCTCTGGCCACTCTATGTCGGAGTTATCCTCAGCTCGTTAATCACCGCAGCGCTCACCCTAGTCTCCCCCTTCTTAGTACGAGAAGCCACCGACCTCATCGTCGCTAGCCTCAACGGCCATACTCCCGCAAATACCGCAGTTCGAAGCATTTTTCTTCTCTCCCTCGGGCTACTTGCCGCAGACTTCGCTCGCACCTCCATGAACAACGTCGGCGGATGGATCGGCGACGTCATGGCCGCACGCATGCGCCAAATACTTTCCACCCGCTATTACGCCACCCTTTTGGCGTTACCACAAAAATACTACGACAACCAGGTAACAGGAACCATAATTGCTCGCCTCAACCGTTCTATCAGCGAAGTAACGCAATTTCTGCGTTCCTTTTCCAATAATTTCTTCCCCATGATCATTAACCTCGTTGCGGTTTTGGTCATTACCGGCTTTTATTACTGGCCACTAACGCTTCTTCTTACTCTTCTGTTCCCGATTTATTTTTGGGTCACAACCCTTACTTCAAAGCGCTGGATTTCCTGGGAACAAGATAAAAACCATCAGGTAGACGTCGCTGGCGGTCGTTTCGCAGAAGTAGTCGGCCAGGTGAAAGTAGTGAAATCTTTCCTCGCTGAAATTCGAGAGCTTTCTCAATTTAGTGAGCGCTTCCAATCCACCGTTGCCACCACTAAGGTCCAATCCCGGTGGTGGCATTCAATGGATATGATTCGTGGCGGCGCCATGAATTTAATTTTCTTCGGAATTTACTTCGTTCTTTTTTATCGCACCATTTATGGTTATTTCTCATTAGGCGATATGATTATGCTTATTCAATTAGTGGGAATGGTTAAACAACCCATTAATATGTTGAGCTGGATCGTAGATGCCGCACAGCGCGCCGTCGCCGGATCTCGGGACTATTTCACCGTCATGGCTGAACCGTTGGAGCCTAGCGCTGACCCTCAACTTGTCGCGGCCACCTCCGCCTCTGAGGCCCCACTTCTAGAAGAGCGAGCCCCGTCTCCTTTGCCTCCTCATGCTCCCGTGGTGAAGTTCACGAATGTCACTTTTAGCTATAGCCGCGATGAGCAACCCGTCATTCAGCACGTAAGTTTTGAGGTTCATCGAGGAGAAAAGATTGCCTTGGTAGGTGAATCCGGCGGAGGTAAGACCACGTTAGTCAATTTGCTTTTGGGGCTTTACCAACCGCAGGAGGGCCAACTGGAGGTATGCGCTCAAGATGTTCGCACAGTGCCTGCTGCTCAGCTCCGTGCCTCGGTGGGCGTGGTGTTCCAGGATGCCAGTTTATTTTCTGGGACTGTCCGAGAAAACATCGCTTATGGTCGTCCTAACGCCACCCAAGAAGAAATTGAGGCAGTCGCAAAGCGAGCTAACGCCCATGAATTCATCACCACCTTCCCAGAGGGCTATGACACCTTAATCGGGGAACGAGGTTTACGTTTGTCAGGTGGTCAGCAACAGCGCATCGCTATTGCCCGCGCCATGCTTAAAGACGCCCCTATTTTGGTACTCGACGAAGCCACCTCAGCGCTGGATAATCGTTCAGAAAGAACAGTTCAAGCAGGCTTAGAGGAGCTGATGGCTAACCGCACCACGGTCATTATTGCCCATCGGCTCTCGACTATTGCCTCGGTTGACCGGATTGTGACTTTGGATCATGGACGGATCGATGAGATCGGGTCCCCGGCGGATTTGGCGCAGTCGGGTGGGATTTATTCGCAACTTTTGAAGTTAACCGCTAGTAATTCTGCCGCCGACCAGCAACGCCTTAAGGCATTCGGATTTTCAACCCACCACACCGACGACGTCCCTTCGGCTAATCGCTAA
- a CDS encoding MalY/PatB family protein: MDFPSLEQLRQRQTRKWTVYPEDVLPLWIAESDFPTSPKVLECIKQRVAAESFGYSPASHDLEHALSGFCQRHFDWTPDPENIVLTPDVVRALMLAINHFTTPGSAVIVPTPAYPPFLALAPATGRRMIEISAEGGIDLAEVEQAFIQGAGSILLCNPHNPLGYQFSREFLRDLADLAERYGARIISDEIHAPLVYEEKHIPAASVSEVAARVVITALATSKAWNIAGLKCAQMIFSNPEDKKIWDQLPPPLTDGVSTLGIFAAAACYRDTSSHLDEQRACLRHNRDWLVRELPQRIPGLKVSNPQATYLMWLDFRETSLPEHARDHTAAWLIDHAKVALNEGLSFGTPGRAHARLNFATSPEILDEAVDRLAHALTP, from the coding sequence ATGGATTTCCCTTCTCTAGAACAATTACGGCAGCGGCAAACACGCAAGTGGACGGTCTATCCAGAAGATGTGCTGCCGCTGTGGATCGCGGAATCAGATTTCCCCACCTCGCCGAAGGTTCTAGAGTGCATCAAACAACGCGTAGCCGCTGAATCTTTTGGCTATTCGCCTGCTTCCCACGACCTGGAGCATGCCCTTTCTGGTTTCTGTCAGCGCCATTTTGATTGGACACCAGATCCGGAAAATATTGTCCTTACTCCTGACGTGGTCCGGGCGTTAATGTTAGCGATTAACCATTTCACTACCCCTGGTTCGGCAGTGATTGTTCCCACCCCTGCGTATCCTCCTTTCTTAGCCTTGGCTCCGGCCACTGGTCGCAGAATGATCGAAATCTCAGCGGAAGGAGGCATCGATTTAGCTGAGGTCGAACAGGCTTTTATCCAAGGGGCCGGATCAATTCTGCTATGTAATCCACATAACCCGCTGGGATATCAATTCTCGCGGGAATTCCTCCGGGACCTCGCTGATCTGGCTGAGCGCTATGGGGCACGAATTATTTCGGATGAAATCCATGCTCCTTTGGTTTATGAGGAAAAACATATCCCTGCAGCGTCGGTTTCAGAGGTAGCAGCTCGGGTCGTTATTACTGCGCTGGCCACATCGAAGGCTTGGAATATTGCCGGCCTTAAATGCGCCCAAATGATTTTCTCCAACCCAGAGGACAAGAAGATCTGGGATCAATTGCCTCCTCCTCTTACTGATGGGGTATCGACTCTCGGGATCTTCGCTGCTGCGGCGTGCTACCGAGACACTTCTTCACATCTTGACGAGCAACGAGCGTGCTTACGTCATAATCGTGATTGGCTGGTTCGGGAGCTGCCCCAGCGCATCCCCGGCCTGAAAGTATCCAACCCCCAAGCCACCTATTTGATGTGGCTGGATTTCCGGGAAACTTCCTTACCCGAACACGCCAGGGATCATACTGCCGCCTGGCTAATAGACCATGCAAAAGTAGCACTGAATGAAGGGTTAAGTTTCGGCACCCCAGGCCGAGCCCACGCCCGATTAAATTTCGCTACTTCCCCGGAGATTCTTGACGAGGCAGTAGACCGTTTAGCTCACGCTCTTACCCCATAG
- the brnQ gene encoding branched-chain amino acid transport system II carrier protein, whose amino-acid sequence MTSENRHPQAGFTIILFTSFTLFSMFFGAGNLIFPPMLGAEAGRNFTPAILGFLGTSVLLPVLAIVAIAQSGSSVRDLARRAGPIFGLIFPILAYLSIGAFYALPRTGAVSFSTAIQPLTGWDSLFSSAVFNFIFFAIALFLAYNPNSLVDHLGKILTPALLLLLVVLVACAVGMFDGTPGEPSQRFASAPAAVGLVDGYLTMDALAALAFGIVVISSLRYRGINEGQALINSTIKAGAIAGAILAVIYVGLGFIGQVIPNPNQYPDGAALLSDAAKLAMSTPGQIVFGLIVLLACMTTAVGLIAATSEFFESLVPGIRYHTWAVIFSVMSFAMATLGLQTVLAIAAPVIGFLYPPAVTLIIVILIESLSHGRIRFRWAIYAPVWVAVVWSAMTTFHNLGWGSFWHVLIGWSPLTAQSLGWLLPVAVVFLISALCDYARRTTRPNSVAVASNHEHPSTITP is encoded by the coding sequence ATGACCTCAGAAAACCGGCATCCTCAAGCCGGTTTCACGATCATCCTTTTTACCTCCTTCACTCTTTTCTCCATGTTCTTTGGTGCGGGGAACCTCATCTTCCCACCAATGTTAGGAGCCGAAGCGGGTAGGAACTTCACCCCCGCAATTCTAGGTTTCCTGGGAACATCGGTCCTGCTACCAGTACTCGCCATCGTGGCGATCGCCCAATCTGGTAGCAGCGTCCGGGATCTCGCTCGAAGAGCAGGACCTATTTTCGGACTCATCTTCCCTATTCTGGCCTATCTATCCATCGGTGCATTCTATGCTCTCCCCCGCACCGGCGCGGTAAGTTTCTCCACCGCCATCCAACCACTCACCGGCTGGGATTCCCTATTTTCTTCAGCGGTCTTTAATTTCATTTTCTTCGCCATCGCCCTATTCCTGGCCTACAACCCCAATAGTTTGGTTGACCACTTGGGTAAAATCCTCACACCGGCTCTGCTGCTATTACTAGTGGTGTTGGTTGCCTGCGCAGTAGGAATGTTCGACGGAACCCCCGGCGAGCCATCACAACGGTTCGCCTCCGCCCCGGCCGCCGTCGGACTTGTTGATGGCTACCTCACCATGGATGCCCTCGCCGCCCTTGCTTTCGGCATTGTCGTTATCTCTTCACTTCGTTACCGGGGGATTAACGAAGGACAAGCCCTAATAAACAGCACCATCAAGGCCGGTGCTATCGCCGGGGCAATCCTAGCAGTCATCTACGTCGGTCTTGGATTCATCGGCCAAGTCATCCCGAACCCCAACCAATACCCCGACGGTGCGGCGTTGCTCTCCGATGCCGCAAAACTAGCTATGAGCACTCCCGGCCAGATTGTTTTTGGGCTCATCGTTCTTCTGGCCTGCATGACCACAGCCGTCGGACTCATTGCCGCCACCTCGGAGTTCTTTGAATCCTTAGTGCCTGGTATCCGCTACCACACCTGGGCAGTCATCTTTTCGGTGATGTCATTCGCTATGGCTACCCTAGGGCTCCAGACGGTGCTCGCCATCGCCGCTCCAGTCATCGGGTTTCTCTATCCCCCGGCAGTCACCCTCATCATAGTTATCCTCATCGAATCCTTATCCCACGGAAGAATCCGTTTCCGCTGGGCCATTTACGCCCCGGTATGGGTAGCTGTGGTGTGGTCAGCCATGACTACCTTTCACAACCTCGGTTGGGGTTCCTTTTGGCACGTCCTCATTGGCTGGTCTCCACTCACCGCGCAATCCCTGGGCTGGCTCCTCCCCGTAGCAGTGGTCTTCCTCATCAGCGCCCTATGCGACTATGCCCGTCGCACGACGCGCCCCAACTCCGTCGCGGTAGCCTCAAACCATGAGCACCCCTCCACTATCACTCCTTGA